DNA from Pristis pectinata isolate sPriPec2 unplaced genomic scaffold, sPriPec2.1.pri scaffold_147_arrow_ctg1, whole genome shotgun sequence:
ACCTGCCAAGGACCGCACCGTTGCAGCCCCAGCAGGGAGCTCTCTGTGACACagagaccccccccaccccaccaactccGCAGACAGCCCCCTCCTCACTGGTGACGAAGCCAGAGAAAGCCCAGTTGATCCAGCCTCCAATCAGAATCATCGGCAGCACGTTGGTCAGGTTCCCTTTCACCATTTCCGTCACCATGCTGGGGTCTGCGAGGACAGAGTGGGGAGATCAGTGATGGTCCCAGCCACCCAAACCCCACTACGGACCAAGCCTTGGCCCAGTACACATCACCCGGAGAGACTGTCACCGACACCGGTACTGtgccccggtgttatacagtgacggacctgtccccaccggtactgtgccccggtgttatacagtgacggacctgtccccaccggtactgtgccccggtgttatacagtgacggacctgtccccaccggtaccgtaccctggtgttacacagcaacagacccatccgcaccggtactgtaccccaatgttatacagtgacggacctgtccccaccggtaccgtaccctggtGTTACACAgcaacagacctgtccccaccagtaccgtaccccagtgttatagtgacggacccgtccccaccagtactgtaccccaatgttatacagtgacagacccgtccccaccggtaccgtaccctggtgttacacagcaacagacccatccgcaccggtactgtaccccaatgttatacagtgacggacctgtccccactggtaccgtaccctggtgttacacagcaacagacccgtccccaccggtaccgtacccagGTGTTACACAGCAACAGACCCATCcgcaccggtactgtaccccggtgttatacagcaacagacctgtccccaccagtaccgtaccccggtgttatagtgacggacccgtccccaccagtactgtaccccaatgttatacagtgacagacctgtccccaccggtaccgtaccccggtgttatacagcgacagacccatccccactggaaCCGTACCCCCGTGTTATACAgagacagacccatccccaccagtactgtaccctggtgttaaaCAGTGAcggacccatccccactggtactgtatcccggtgttatacagtgacagacccgtccccactggtactgtaccctggtgttaaacagtgacagacccgtccccaccggtaccataccctggtgttatacagtcgCTCAGAGATCCTCACCTGTCATCGGGTTCTTCGGCACGACCTTTCTCTTTGTCTTCTTAAAAAACCCGGACTCTGCATCATTGAAGAAATGCTTCCTCATCACAAATGACTAGGGCGAGAGAGGGGCAGATAGTGGTTAAAACACAGCAAATACCTCTTCCACAACAGCCTCTGCAGTGTCAGTAAcacagggcgctgggggagagaggtcactgagggacggtgttcagtggggatacagtcagtgacgcAGGGCGCTGGGGAAGAGGGATCACTGAGGGAggggggtcactgagggacggtgtgagggagggggattaatgtcagtggggatacagtctgTGAcagcgctgggggagaggggtcactgtgggatggtgtgagggagggggattaaggtcagtggggatacagtcagtgacacagggcgctgggggagaggggtcactgagggacggtgtgagattaacgtcagtggggatacggTCAGTGACACAGGGCGCTGGGGAAGAGGGAGCTGGATTAACGTGGAGAATCTCACTCTTCAAACCTCCCCTCCCAGCTCCTCACCTGCCGTGGGATGTATTTCCCATGCTCTCGGAGAATCCGGCTTCGGATCAGCACCTGACTGAAATCAGGGAGGAAGGGCAATGCTCAGTTTGATCACCAAGGTCCTCTGCGTTCTCCCTGCACGTGCTGGGCACTGGATCACCTGCACTCACCCTGCTCCCTCTACCCACTGAATTGGTCTATCGTCACACAATCCATGCATACTGATTGTATGTGGTGTATGTACAGTGTTGTCCACAGTTGGCTGACATGTTGCAGGGAATACATATCTGTCAATTAACTCACATTACTGTGTGAATAGATGAATGTACATACCCACAGGATCTGACTGTCATGGGGCCCACACAATGTAAACATCAGGGCTCCAATGATTTATCTCCCCTCGCAGTGTCCATGTACCACAACTGAATGTATACGTTTGCATATAAGTAAATATTAGTGTGTACTGTAAAGGTAAATAACGATGCAAGTATTTTAGCAATGACACAGGCAGTGTGAGTGTGCAGTCACAGACCACAGCATGGATTCCTTACATTACAGGGGTCCCAGTGCATGGTGTTGTGGTGCACAGATTCCCAccgtgagttgggggggggggggggggggggggggggggagagcgagagcgagagagagacacaTGTCTGGCGCAGTCCTGCAAGGCACAGTCCCAGAGGATACACAAGCCCTGTGGAGTGCCAGTGTCCAGACTCTGTGAGACAGacagggtgtgggtggggggataTCTGCAGGTGCTGATGTCAAGATTGGTCCATGGGGTAGGCTCACACCCAGCTGACCACACGTGGCTGGGCTGGTGTGGTCTCTGGGCTGCTCTGGGGACCGTGCGTCGGTGTGATGTCTGGGTCTCTCTCGGTGCAGGAGTACCTGTCCCTTGTGCCTGGGCTCCATTGTTGGGAACTGAGCAGTTGTGGGATGCCACAcacctctccccacaccaccccttGTCCCAACCCCCCTCACCACAGAACATCTCCACTCCCAAATACTATCCCGCAACTGACTCCCTCACCATCACTTCCCCTCCATCACCCCTGCCGTATATtcaccctctcacccccacctgttcccctccccGTAACCTGTCACCCCCTCCCTGTCCCACCCACGTCACCTGTATCCCCATTACCTGTACCTTGttacctgcctcccccaccctacGTTACCTGTCACCCCAACATTACCTGTCCCCCACCCCAGTTACCTGCCTCCCCCATCACCTGTGTGCGGCATTACCTTTCTGCCCCCGTTACCTGTCCCCCACTATTACCTGTTCGTCCCACCTGTTACCTGTCCCCCAGTTACCTGTCCCTCCCCGATACCTGTCCCCCTCATTACctgtccacccacccccccagtaCCTGTCCTGTcccccacccaccactgtctgtccCCCAGttcctgtctctccccccccaggTACCCTGTACCCCCCCCGGGTTACCTGTCCCCCTCCTGGTAccgtctcccccccacccccacccagttACCTGTTacttccccctcatccccccttgGTACCCATCCCCTTCCCTGGGATAACTGTCACTGTCTCCCCCCCCCGGGTACCTATATCCCCCCTCCCCGGTACccgttccccacctccccccaccggGTACCtgtcccccagcccccccccccccggtacctgTCCCCCCCCCGGTACCtgtcccccagccccccccccccggtacctgtccccagccccccccccggtacctgtcccccccccccccccggtacctgtcccccccccccccccccggtacctgtcccccagccccccccccccccggtacctgtcccccagccccccccccccccccccccccggtacctgtcccccagcccccccccccccccggtacctgtcccccagcccccccccccggtaccttcccccagccccccccccggtacctgtcccccagccccccccccggGTACCtgtccccagccccccccccggGTACCtgtcccccagccccccccccgtacctgtccccccccccccccccggtacctgtcccccagccccccccccccggtacctgtcccccccccccccccccggtacctgtcccccagaccccccccccccggtacctgtcccccagcccccccccccccggtactgtcccccagccccccccccccccggtacctgtcccccagccccccccccccccggtacctgtcccccagcccccccccccccggtacctgtcccccagcccccccccccggtacctgtccccagcccccccccccggtacctgtcccccagcccccccccccccggtacctgtcccccagccccccccccccccggtacctgtcccccagcccccccccccccccggtacctgtcccccagcccccccccccccggtacctgTCCcccaggccccccccccccccccggtacctgtcccccagccccccccccccccggtacctgtcccccagcccccccccccccccggtacctgtccccagcccccccccccccccggtacctgtcccccagccccccccccccccccccccccggtacctgtcccccagccccccccccccccccggtacctgtcccccagcccccccccccccccccggtacctgtcccccagccccccccccccccccggtacctgtccctcagccccccccccccggtacctgTCCCCCAGCTGCTGGAGCTCGGGCCTGCGCTCGGCCTGCAGCACCAGGCTCAGGTAGTGGCGGCTGACGCCCACCAGCAGGGTGATGAGGACGATGGGCAGCACCACCCACAGCCGGATGCTGGAGTCCAGCAGCAGCTCGGGCCCGGGCTCCGCCATCGGCCGCCAGAGCCGCACCAGGCCGCACAGCCTCGGCCTCGAGTACCGCCGGAAACCCGCCCGCCTGACCCCGGAAGTGAACGACTTCCCCTCGTCACCTCTTCAACCGCCCCGTTCCCCGTTGCCGCCGCCGTCGATCTTACAGCCAATCAAGAACCGTTGCCGTGCCGACACCAGCCAATCAACACACACGTCTCATCGGGCACCGCTTTTGCCTGATTAGCCAATTCGGGCCCACTTTACCTCTTGAGGCCCACCCACTTGGGCTGCCATCCAATGATTCGAAAGCTGCGCCAGTCTCCACCAATCGCTGCTGCCTTATttgtccatctgccaatcaaaatAACGGGAAGGCTTGACCTATTAACAAGTCCCTGCTCAGTGTCTCAGCGATACCCAATCACAGTTCA
Protein-coding regions in this window:
- the LOC127567159 gene encoding ER membrane protein complex subunit 3-like; protein product: MAEPGPELLLDSSIRLWVVLPIVLITLLVGVSRHYLSLVLQAERRPELQQLGDSQVLIRSRILREHGKYIPRQSFVMRKHFFNDAESGFFKKTKRKVVPKNPMTDPSMVTEMVKGNLTNVLPMILIGGWINWAFSGFVTTKVPFPLTLRFKPMLQRGIELVSLDPSWVSSASWYFLNVFGLRSMYSLILGQEHAADHTRVLQDQMTGAAMSLPPDTNKAFKAEWEALEVVDHHWALETVEEELMVNDLNLEAFDSRELSPSLF